The Endozoicomonas sp. 4G DNA segment CATCGGCCTTCCGATAGACGACCAACCTGCCCGGAAAGGCAAGATCCGCACCGGCACCAAACTCCACAAGGTGATTGAGCTACTGAGCCGACCCGAGGGCGCGGAGATCCACGAAATCATGCGCGAGACCGGCTGGCAGCAGCACACCGTTCGCGGCACCCTGGCCGGAGCCCTGAAAAAACGACTGGGGCTGACCATTGAATCGGAGAAGCCTGAAGGCAAGGATCGCATTTACCGGATCACCGCCGGGCTGGAAGCGCTCTTTGAGGGAGAGACTGCATGAGCAACCGCTCGCACATTGCAAGGCGGCTGGCAGATAGGGGACCTCAATCATGAGAGCCCCTATCCTGCTGGCCGTTGAACTCAGTAGTGGATCCTTCCTCTCCTGCCGCCTGCGCCATCCTGATCGTCACACTCTCCCAAGCCTCAAACGCTGGTACCGAACCTTGCCTGAAGCCATCTTCCTGATCCAGTTGGGAGACCTGCACTACCTGAAAGGAAAACAGGCTTCTGCATTACATCGAGACTGGGGAGAAAACTGGCCAGATCATCAGC contains these protein-coding regions:
- a CDS encoding DUF3489 domain-containing protein, giving the protein MKTTKLTASQKAVLKQAAKTGTLHTSELTLKGGARKKVLDSLTSKGFLIRMKKADTYDISPQGKAAIGLPIDDQPARKGKIRTGTKLHKVIELLSRPEGAEIHEIMRETGWQQHTVRGTLAGALKKRLGLTIESEKPEGKDRIYRITAGLEALFEGETA